From Pongo pygmaeus isolate AG05252 chromosome 1, NHGRI_mPonPyg2-v2.0_pri, whole genome shotgun sequence, one genomic window encodes:
- the LOC129016356 gene encoding cytochrome P450 4A11-like — MSVSVLSPSRLLSGVSGILPAASLLILLLLLIKAAQIYLHRQWLLKALQQFPCPPSHWLFGHIQEFQHDQELQRIQKWVETFPSACPHWLWGGKVRVQLYDPDYMKVILGRSGEIEPPSQLQCLFPVDT, encoded by the exons ATGAGTGTCtctgtcctgagccccagcagACTCCTGAGTGGTGTCTCCGGGATCCTCCCAGCGGCCTCCCTGCTCATTCTGCTTCTGCTGCTGATCAAGGCAGCTCAGATCTACCTGCACAGGCAGTGGCTGCTCAAAGCCCTCCAGCAGTTCCCGTGCCCTCCCTCCCACTGGCTCTTCGGGCACATCCAGGAG TTCCAACACGACCAGGAGCTACAACGGATTCAGAAATGGGTGGAGACATTCCCAAGTGCCTGTCCTCATTGGCTATGGGGAGGCAAAGTTCGTGTCCAGCTCTATGACCCTGACTATATGAAGGTGATTCTGGGGAGATCAGGTGAGATTGAACCCCCATCCCAACTGCAATGTCTCTTCCCTGTTGACACATGA
- the LOC129044896 gene encoding cytochrome P450 4A11-like — translation MFSYKALSYLSDPKSHGSYRFLAPWIGYGLLLLNGQTWFQHRRMLTPAFHYDILKPYVGLMADSVRVMLDKWEKLLGQDSPLEVFQHVSLMTLETIMKCAFSHQGSIQVDRNSQSYIQAISDLNNLVFSRVRNAFHQNDTIYSLTSAGRWTHRACQLAHQHTDQVIQLRKAQLQKEGELEKVKRKRHLDFLDILLLAKMENGSILSDKDLRAEVDTFMFEGHDTTASGISWILYALATHPKHQERCREEIHGLLGDGAPITWNHLDQMPYTTMCIKEALRLYPPVPGIGRELSTPVTFPDGRSLPKGIMVLLSIYGLHHNPKVWPNPEVFDPSRFAPGSAQHSHAFLPFSGGSR, via the exons ATGT TTTCCTATAAAGCCCTTTCTTACCTTTCAGACCCAAAATCCCATGGCTCCTACAGATTCCTGGCTCCATGGATTG GGTACGGCTTGCTCCTGTTGAATGGGCAGACATGGTTCCAGCATCGACGGATGCTGACCCCAGCCTTCCACTATGACATCCTGAAGCCCTACGTGGGGCTCATGGCAGACTCTGTACGAGTGATGCTG GACAAATGGGAAAAGCTCCTTGGCCAGGATTCCCCACTGGAGGTCTTTCAGCACGTCTCCTTGATGACCCTGGAAACCATCATGAAGTGTGCCTTCAGCCATCAGGGCAGCATCCAGGTGGACAG GAATTCTCAGTCCTACATCCAGGCCATTAGTGACCTGAACAACCTGGTTTTTTCCCGTGTGAGGAATGCCTTTCACCAGAATGACACCATCTACAGCCTGACCTCTGCTGGCCGCTGGACACACCGCGCCTGCCAGCTGGCCCATCAGCACACAg ACCAAGTGATCCAACTGAGGAAGGCTCAACTACAGAAGGAGGGGGAGCTGGAGAAGGTCAAGAGGAAGAGGCACTTGGATTTTCTGGACATCCTCCTCTTGGCCAAA ATGGAGAATGGGAGCATCTTGTCAGACAAGGACCTCCGTGCTGAGGTGGACACGTTCATGTTCGAGGGCCATGACACCACAGCCAGTGGGATCTCCTGGATCCTCTATGCTCTGGCCACACACCCCAAGCATCAGGAGAGGTGTCGGGAGGAGATCCATGGCCTCCTGGGTGATGGAGCCCCCATCACCTG GAACCACCTGGACCAGATGCCCTACACCACCATGTGCATTAAGGAGGCACTGAGACTCTACCCACCGGTGCCAGGCATTGGCAGAGAGCTCAGCACTCCTGTCACCTTCCCTGATGGGCGTTCCTTGCCCAAAG GTATCATGGTCTTGCTCTCCATTTATGGCCTTCACCACAACCCAAAAGTGTGGCCCAACCCAGAG GTGTTTGACCCTTCCCGTTTTGCACCGGGTTCTGCTCAACACAGCCATGCTTTCCTGCCCTTCTCAGGAGGATCAAGGTGA